From the genome of Stegostoma tigrinum isolate sSteTig4 chromosome 32, sSteTig4.hap1, whole genome shotgun sequence, one region includes:
- the thyn1 gene encoding thymocyte nuclear protein 1 isoform X2, with translation MSPKNKKRGGNGKSKLSEPTAKSAKKSLDNSTEDVTIESSTDDSRTVAKSSGEDKGNKETHSFWLMKSEPESRIENGVDVKFGVEDLKAQQNQTACWDGVRNYQARNFMRDMKLEQLAFFYHSNCKEPGIAALIKIVKESYVDHTQFDKKDPHYDPRSSKQNPKWFMVDVQFVRMMKRYISLAELKRYHQEHKTKDGPLKNMALFTRARLSVQPVTKEEFDFVLSLEDQKPV, from the exons ATGTCTCCAAAAAACAAAAAACGTGGTGGAAATGGAAAATCAA AATTATCTGAGCCAACTGCTAAATCTGCTAAAAAATCACTGGATAACTCAACTGAAGATGTAACAATAGAAAGCTCAACTGATGACAGTAGAACGGTAGCAAAGTCATCAGGAGAGGATAAGGGCAACAAAGAGACACACAGCTTTTGGCTGATGAAATCAGAACCAGAAAGTCGAATTGAAAATGGTGTTGATGTGAAG TTTGGAGTTGAGGATTTGAAGGCCCAACAAAATCAGACTGCATGTTGGGATGGTGTTCGAAATTACCAG GCTCGAAATTTCATGAGAGATATGAAGTTGGAACAGCTGGCCTTTTTCTACCATAGCAATTGTAAAGAGCCTGGAATTGCTGCACTCATCAAG ATTGTAAAGGAATCTTACGTTGATCACACACAGTTTGACAAGAAAGATCCTCATTATGATCCCAGAAGTTCAAAGCAAAATCCAAAGTGGTTCATG GTGGATGTGCAGTTTGTGCGGATGATGAAACGTTACATCTCTCTTGCTGAATTGAAGCGATACCATCAAGAACACAAAACAAAGGATGGTCCACTGAAAAACATGGCACTGTTTACCAGAGCTAGGCTTTCTGTGCAGCCAGTAACCAAAG AGGAGTTTGACTTTGTCCTGAGCCTTGAAGACCAAAAGCCAGTTTAA
- the thyn1 gene encoding thymocyte nuclear protein 1 isoform X1: MSPKNKKRGGNGKSIELSEPTAKSAKKSLDNSTEDVTIESSTDDSRTVAKSSGEDKGNKETHSFWLMKSEPESRIENGVDVKFGVEDLKAQQNQTACWDGVRNYQARNFMRDMKLEQLAFFYHSNCKEPGIAALIKIVKESYVDHTQFDKKDPHYDPRSSKQNPKWFMVDVQFVRMMKRYISLAELKRYHQEHKTKDGPLKNMALFTRARLSVQPVTKEEFDFVLSLEDQKPV, from the exons ATGTCTCCAAAAAACAAAAAACGTGGTGGAAATGGAAAATCAA TAGAATTATCTGAGCCAACTGCTAAATCTGCTAAAAAATCACTGGATAACTCAACTGAAGATGTAACAATAGAAAGCTCAACTGATGACAGTAGAACGGTAGCAAAGTCATCAGGAGAGGATAAGGGCAACAAAGAGACACACAGCTTTTGGCTGATGAAATCAGAACCAGAAAGTCGAATTGAAAATGGTGTTGATGTGAAG TTTGGAGTTGAGGATTTGAAGGCCCAACAAAATCAGACTGCATGTTGGGATGGTGTTCGAAATTACCAG GCTCGAAATTTCATGAGAGATATGAAGTTGGAACAGCTGGCCTTTTTCTACCATAGCAATTGTAAAGAGCCTGGAATTGCTGCACTCATCAAG ATTGTAAAGGAATCTTACGTTGATCACACACAGTTTGACAAGAAAGATCCTCATTATGATCCCAGAAGTTCAAAGCAAAATCCAAAGTGGTTCATG GTGGATGTGCAGTTTGTGCGGATGATGAAACGTTACATCTCTCTTGCTGAATTGAAGCGATACCATCAAGAACACAAAACAAAGGATGGTCCACTGAAAAACATGGCACTGTTTACCAGAGCTAGGCTTTCTGTGCAGCCAGTAACCAAAG AGGAGTTTGACTTTGTCCTGAGCCTTGAAGACCAAAAGCCAGTTTAA
- the thyn1 gene encoding thymocyte nuclear protein 1 isoform X3, with protein sequence MSPKNKKRGGNGKSIELSEPTAKSAKKSLDNSTEDVTIESSTDDSRTVAKSSGEDKGNKETHSFWLMKSEPESRIENGVDVKFGVEDLKAQQNQTACWDGVRNYQARNFMRDMKLEQLAFFYHSNCKEPGIAALIKIVKESYVDHTQFDKKDPHYDPRSSKQNPKWFMVDVQFVRMMKRYISLAELKRYHQEHKTKDGPLKNMALFTRARLSVQPVTKVSIRTERLRLW encoded by the exons ATGTCTCCAAAAAACAAAAAACGTGGTGGAAATGGAAAATCAA TAGAATTATCTGAGCCAACTGCTAAATCTGCTAAAAAATCACTGGATAACTCAACTGAAGATGTAACAATAGAAAGCTCAACTGATGACAGTAGAACGGTAGCAAAGTCATCAGGAGAGGATAAGGGCAACAAAGAGACACACAGCTTTTGGCTGATGAAATCAGAACCAGAAAGTCGAATTGAAAATGGTGTTGATGTGAAG TTTGGAGTTGAGGATTTGAAGGCCCAACAAAATCAGACTGCATGTTGGGATGGTGTTCGAAATTACCAG GCTCGAAATTTCATGAGAGATATGAAGTTGGAACAGCTGGCCTTTTTCTACCATAGCAATTGTAAAGAGCCTGGAATTGCTGCACTCATCAAG ATTGTAAAGGAATCTTACGTTGATCACACACAGTTTGACAAGAAAGATCCTCATTATGATCCCAGAAGTTCAAAGCAAAATCCAAAGTGGTTCATG GTGGATGTGCAGTTTGTGCGGATGATGAAACGTTACATCTCTCTTGCTGAATTGAAGCGATACCATCAAGAACACAAAACAAAGGATGGTCCACTGAAAAACATGGCACTGTTTACCAGAGCTAGGCTTTCTGTGCAGCCAGTAACCAAAG
- the thyn1 gene encoding thymocyte nuclear protein 1 isoform X4, protein MSPKNKKRGGNGKSIELSEPTAKSAKKSLDNSTEDVTIESSTDDSRTVAKSSGEDKGNKETHSFWLMKSEPESRIENGVDVKARNFMRDMKLEQLAFFYHSNCKEPGIAALIKIVKESYVDHTQFDKKDPHYDPRSSKQNPKWFMVDVQFVRMMKRYISLAELKRYHQEHKTKDGPLKNMALFTRARLSVQPVTKEEFDFVLSLEDQKPV, encoded by the exons ATGTCTCCAAAAAACAAAAAACGTGGTGGAAATGGAAAATCAA TAGAATTATCTGAGCCAACTGCTAAATCTGCTAAAAAATCACTGGATAACTCAACTGAAGATGTAACAATAGAAAGCTCAACTGATGACAGTAGAACGGTAGCAAAGTCATCAGGAGAGGATAAGGGCAACAAAGAGACACACAGCTTTTGGCTGATGAAATCAGAACCAGAAAGTCGAATTGAAAATGGTGTTGATGTGAAG GCTCGAAATTTCATGAGAGATATGAAGTTGGAACAGCTGGCCTTTTTCTACCATAGCAATTGTAAAGAGCCTGGAATTGCTGCACTCATCAAG ATTGTAAAGGAATCTTACGTTGATCACACACAGTTTGACAAGAAAGATCCTCATTATGATCCCAGAAGTTCAAAGCAAAATCCAAAGTGGTTCATG GTGGATGTGCAGTTTGTGCGGATGATGAAACGTTACATCTCTCTTGCTGAATTGAAGCGATACCATCAAGAACACAAAACAAAGGATGGTCCACTGAAAAACATGGCACTGTTTACCAGAGCTAGGCTTTCTGTGCAGCCAGTAACCAAAG AGGAGTTTGACTTTGTCCTGAGCCTTGAAGACCAAAAGCCAGTTTAA